In the genome of Lysobacter sp. BMK333-48F3, the window GCCGCGGCGTATTCGACTCGGCCAGGGCGACGGAATTTCTTGCCGGATCGGGATCGATATCCATCGCAGACGATGCGCTCGTTCCCAGGCGACTGTTGTCGCTGGTGTGGTACTTGCCGCTCTACCTAAGTTGGCAGAAGGAGCGCGTCGTGGAGGTTTCCTCTATCGATCTGGTCGAGCGGTTTCTGAGAAGGACGTAAAAAATATCGAGGGTGGAGCCGCCCCAGGAGTAAGCCAACAGGGCGAGGTAGATAATGATTGAAGAAGACTTCACGAGAGATTGGTGTGATGCTCAGCTTCACGGGGTGGTCTGGGAGAATTCCGGTCGGGATCTCGTACTGAATGCGTTGCAAGCGAACGATGGGAGTTTGCGGAGTGTGAAGTTTAGCTGGGTGCACGAACTAGCTATTCGGTTGGACTTCGGGAAGATTGTGGCCGGAATGCCACTTGTTTGGGCGGCTGAATTTGAGCGATTGCCGAGCTCCGAGATTCGCGTCCTGGTCGATTTTGGTGACGTTGGGGAGAACCGGTTTATCTGCTCGGATGCTGATGTCTTGTAGATTGTTCGGTAAGTCGCAACCCTTATTTTTGCTGGGCAGGTTTTTTCCTGCACAACGATTTATCTGAGGCTATAGCCGAAAGTACGATAGCGGCTTTCGGCGTTGGTGTTACGTCTGCGCCAACGAAGGCTTGAAGGACTCTTCAGCGGCTGACTCGGGAGGGCAGGAAGTGCCGCCAAACGTGGCCGTCCCAGGGGCATCTCGTCCGCTCGCGCTCGGGCTGATCAACTGTATCTGCGTTGTGCTGCGGTCGGACCCGGCCCTGAGGCGGCGTCGGCCAAGGTCCGCCATGCGACAGCTGTGCCTTTCCACATAGAGCACTGAATATGATGAATTCCCTGGCGATCTCGTACATAAGGCGAAATCACGCCAAGATCGTCGTGTCGTTTGACATGGGGGCGGAGATCTTGTCGAAGCTGGCTCATGGCGCGCTAGGGGACGGCGTAAGTTCCATGGACATCAACGCCGAAGATGGCTTGTACTCGATCTCATGCGATAAGCCATGGCTGGTGATGGAGGCGTTCGACGACATGATTCCGTACCCGTCGCTGGCCGTTAACAGTTCCCGGATGGAAATACTGGTTTCGGCTTTCGCCGATTGGTTTGCGGTGGTGGACGCATTCACGGAGGTCCTTTCGCACGGCGTCAGGCCGCTTCTCGCCGACAAGATGATTTCGAAGCTCAAGTACCGCCAAGGTTTGGCTTTCTATCTGAATCCAGACCCGTCGCGTCAGCTTTGGCGCGCCGAGCTCGCTCCAGGTCCGGATTCTTTGTAGCGGAGAGTTGCGGCGATCGCGGAGCGGAAGCGCCAGTCAAGCTTGATCGAACCCCAATAAGACGAGGCTAGCCGCGAACGAGGCCGCCGCCACCCGGTTCGGCGTAGACCAGGCCCGCATCTCCACGCTGAAGTCGAAATCCGTCGCCGGGTGCGAGTCGGCCACGCGCCTCGCCGACCCTGATGGTCGTTTAAGTAAGGACGACCGGTCTCCAAGACGCGATACAAGCTCTATCGTCTTCAATTCACCTGGAGCTGCTGCGCAAATGGCGAGGCCGGCACGAGAAGCCGTTGATAGTGCCTTGCAATCGGCGTCCAGCGCTGCCACTCGGGTAAGGAGCTATACAAATTCTAACGGTGTGGAGATCGTCGTTCGAGGGGCTTCGATTGTAGGCGGCGAGGGCCAAGTCGTTGCGGGGGTTAAAGCATGCGCGGGCATTGCCACATGTATTGGAGTGGGATGCTTGTCGCTTTCGGGGAAAAGACATCCAGGAAGACATTACAGGTAAGGTTGGCTATCTTCGCAACAAGGCTCATTTTTTGGCGAGGCTACCGGCGACCTAGTGGTAGATGGTGCAAACGTAGTAACCTTCGATGCGGTTCTTCCGAAGCCTGAGGTCAAGCCTGGAGTGCGGCGGTTATTCAGAAGGTCGCCTTTTCCACCGAGGTCGTTAGTGGAAATGTAGGCGCAGCTGACACTATAAAGAGAGCGAATGACTAATGTCTGCCGAGATGCTGTTGGGGCTTTTATTTTTGTTTCTATTCGTGTTGACGGTGGTTCTGGTGATCAAGGCTGATCGGCTTTCAAAGTGGTTGCTCGTTGCTTCGAATATTGGTCTGGCGTTCGCAGCCTTGTTGCCAACGACTTTGGTTCGTTTGGGTATGCTTTCAAATGTGGGAAATGTCGGTACTTTGGCGGTGGCTTATTTTGTTTTTTTCTTCTTGGGCCTTCTTCTGATCAATTGGCGGAGCGGGTCGAAGTGAGCTGAAGGGAAGCGATTTGGTCGCTCTTGCGGCTGTCGTGTTGACTCTGTTTGTTTCTAGGCCATATTCGGCCTGATGAACGAAAGGTGACGATTCTTAATCGTAGGCAGGAGGGGCGGTTCATGCTCATGCCCGGTGTTCGTTGGCCAGCGGCGACTATGTGGAAATCGCTTTGGGCTGTCCATCGAAGATTCACAACTACAGCGAGCGTTGAAGGCAACACTGCTGCACGGTTTCGAGGCCGGTAAGGGGTGATAAGCGGCCATCGGAATTCGCTTGCTATCGGGTGTTCTCGTCGAGCTGATCGTTATGCCGACGTCGAAACGGGCAGGTGCTATCGACGATGCGTTCTACGAGCGATTTCTGACCTCGGTCCACAATGTGCTGGAAGAGGTCTTGGGCGTTCCCTGATCGAGGCGCCTGCGAAGGTGATTGCGGCGCTGCGAACGCGAACGTCACCAAGGACGTCGCGTCCGTAGCCCGCAGCCCTCAAGCCGCGTTAGCCGCCGCCACCGCCGCCCGGTTCGGCGTCGACCAGGCTCGCATCTCCACGCTGAAGCCGAAATCCGTCGCCGGGTGCGAGTCGGCCACGCGCACGGCCTGTTCGTAGCTGTCGGCGACGAAGAACAGCAGGCCGGAGACCATGAGGTCGTCGCTGCGGACCAGGTCGGAATGCGGGCCGACGTGGTGGCCTTCGGGGCTGAGCGAATGCGGGACGAGGCGGTGGCCGGCGTCGATCTTCTGCTCGACCCAGAAGGCGACGCTCTGCTTCAGGCGCAGTTCGTCGGTGGGGGCGAGCGGCTGTTGGCGGTTGCGGCGGAACAGCAGGACGTAGGTGTGCATGAGGCGTGCTCCTGGTGAGGCGATGGCCGCATGGGGCGGTCAAGAACTGTGATGCGGCGCATGCGGCGAAGGTTGCATACGCTGCCGTGCGGTCGCCTTCGGCCTGGGTCGAATGCGCCGCAACGGGTGCGAACTACTGTGTTCCCGGCAATGGCGGCTGGCTTGTAAAAAATCGGCGCCTGGCCGAGGCCGGCGGAACCGTCACGGGGCGTAGGGCGCCCGTGCCAACAAGCGCGCTCCGGGGCGAGCGGCTCAGGCGGGCGAGCGCAGAACCGGTTCGACCGAATCTGCGTGCTCAAGCTGCGTGCTCAAGCTGCTGGTTCAAGCCGCGTGCTCGAGCCGCGTGCTCGAGCCGCATGCTCAAGCCGCGTCGAAGTAAGCGCCCGGCGACCGGCCCGCGGCGCGGCGGAAGTCGTGGTTGAAGTGGGCCTGGTCGTAGTAGCCGGCGCGCAGCGCGAGTTCGGTCAGGTCGCTGCCTGGGCGATACAGGCTCAGGGCGCGTTCCAGCCGTAGCGTGGTCGCGTACCTCTTCGGCGTCACCCCGACGATGCGGCGGAAGCGGCGTTCCAGCGCGCTCTGGCTGAGGCCGATATATCGGCTCAGGGTTTCGATGCGCGCGTCGGCGGGCGCGCGTTGCAGCCAGTCGATCGCGGCGGCGACCAGCGGGTCGGGGCGGGCATGGCCGAGCCGGTGCAACAGATAGGCCTCCAGTCGGTCCAGGCGGGCCGCTGCGCCGCTCGCGGCGGCCAGTTGGTCGAGCAGGCGCTGCCGGCCACGGTCGGGTTCGTCCAGATCGTCGAGGTCGACGGTGGCCCCGGCGAACGCGTCCTGCGGCGGACGCAACAGCGCCGCGGCGCCGACCGGGGTGAACTTGGCCAGGACCAGGCTGTGGCCGCGCGGATGGGCATGGCCGCGCAGGCGGTCCTGCAGGCCGGTGAAGGCGGCCGCCGGCACGGCGCGTCCGTCGTCGAGCCGACAGCGCTCGCGGAACGAGAACGCGAGCACCGAGGCGGTGTCGGGCAGGTGGCTGTCGCGCACGTCGGCGAGGCATTCGACCGCGATCAACTGCTGCACGAACGGGCGCAACGCGGCGCAAGGCGCGCGTTGCAGCATGCGGATGTCGGTGGGCGAGGGCGCGGGCATGCGCGGAGGCGTTCCAGGGGCGCGCCTGCCGGCGGGGCGGCCAGGGCGTGCGACGGTGTCGAATGGGTTCGCGCCACGTTAGGCCGGACAGGCGGGCGCAGCAATCGACATTCGTCACCTCGTCGGGTGCGCGGCGCAGGGGGCTCGGTTGCGGCGAGGCGGAAGCGATGGGCGCGGGCTGCGATCCTGCGACGAAACCTCGCAGTCGCGGCTTGCCCGGCACGGCCCGGGAGCCGGGGCGAGCGTTGCGCCAGCCGGCGCATCACGTTACAAAGCGCCCAGCCCGCGGCGGCCGCCGCTGCGGGAGAGCTCACCCGGAACCCCTGCATGGCCGTCCTGTCCGCTGTCCTGTACTTCCTGACCCACCAACCGTTCTGGGCGTTCGTGCTGCTGTGCGGGCTGGGCTTGGGGTTGGGCTGGCTGTGGGGGCGCCGGCGCGGCCGCGGCTGGTGGGGCGGGATCAGCATCGCCTTCCTGCTGCTGGCCCAGGCCAATCTGTTCGCCGGCCGCTACCTCAATGCCTGGTTCCTCGACGCGGTCGGCACCGAGGGCTCGGCGGTGGTGACCGGCAGTAAGCGCACCAGCGCCAAGCTCAACAACAGCCCGGTCTACGCCTATGCGGCGGTGCTCAGGACCGCCGACGGGCGCGACGTCGAGCTCGCCTTCGACACCGTGTCGGCCGCGATCCACCCGGTCCGCAACGCTATCCTGATCCCGCCGAGGGGCGAACGCTTCGTCGCCAAGTACGTGCCCGGTTTCGAGCGCAATATCGTCATCCTGTCCGATCGTTCCGATTACGGCGCACGGCGGGCACTGGTCGAGGATCGCGCCGCGGTCGACCAGGCCGCGGCGCAACTGGCGGCGAGCCCCGACAACCCGACCTTCCGCGCCGAATACCGCGAGGCGCTGCGCGCGTTCCTGGCCAAGCACTACGGCTCGGACGATCCGGTGGTGAAAGAGTTCGAGCGCAAGAGCGCCGAGTTGGAGCAGGCCCCGCGCTGATCCGCGCCCGGCCTTGCGCGCCAGCGTGTGCGCCGCCGTTCGGCCGCGACGACCGTTTGCAACCGATTTGCGTTGCGCGGCGAACCCTTCGCCGCCGGCGACCTCGCCTGCGCGGGCCGCGGCCGCCGCAAAGCACACTGTCCGTTCCCGAACCGCGCGCACGTTACCGATATCGAGCCTGCGCTGCGCATCGCCGCAGCGCGGGCCGGACAAGAGGACGTCGGCGACAGCGGCCGCGCAGCGGCCTACGGGGGCAACATGAAAGCACGGATCATCGCGGCAGCCCTGGGGATCCTGGGCGGCCTGGCCGGCGCGGGCTGCGTCACCTATCCCGACCAGGCCTATTGGGGCGTGCACGACGCCAGGCAGGTCGGCAGCCGCTCGCAGCTGATGACGATCGAGATCAGCGAGAAGGGCAATCTGTTCCATCCCGAACAGCGCGAGCGCCTGCGCCACTGGCTCGGCGACCAATCGACCCGCGAGCCGATCGTCGTGTTCGTCAACGGCTGGCACCACGACGCCAGCGAGGACGACCGGAACCTGCGCGATTTCACCGGGTTCCTGGCCAAGCTCGAGCGCCGGCTCGACGACGCCGACGTGCCGGTCGACAGCGTCGACGGACTGTATGTCGGCTGGCGCGGCGACGAGTACGACCTGCGCCTGCCGGCGCAATGGCTGGATTTTCCGACCATCTGGCCGCGCAAGCGCGCCTCCACCGAAATCGGGCGCAACGGGCTGAAGGAGATCGTGGCGCTGCTGCAGGAACTGCAGGCGCAGCAATCGGCGCGGCCGCTGGTGATCATCGGCCACAGTCTCGGCGGTTCGGCGCTGTTCCAGGCGATGCGCCTGAACCTGAGCGGCCCGGCGCTGGACGGCTCGGAATACATCATGCTCAATCCGGCGGTGTCCGAGCTCGAGTTCGAAGGCTTGGAAACCGAACTCAAGCAGGCCTTGGCCGCGCAGTACGCGGCGCTGGCGCAACTGGAAGGCACTGCGGCCGACACCGCCTACAGCAAGCGCCAGCGCGAATTCCTCGACCGCAGCCATCGCAAGCTGGTGGTGCTGCAAGCCCAGGGCGACACTGCGGTCGGCTTCCTGCACCGGCTCGCGTTCAAGGGCACGCCGATCGGTTTCAGCGAGTCGAAGCAGACCCACACCGCGGAAATCTGCGGCGTCGGTAGTCCTTGTCCGCAGACCGACTTTCGCGGCTGTCAGCGCACCGTGCCGGCGGTGGTGCCGGAAGGCCGCGCCGGTTTCCTGATCACCGCGCGCGGCGCCGACGATGCGCAATGCCGGGAACGGACCCGCGAGCCGGTGTGGGTGATCGCCGGCCGCGACACGGTTTCGCGCAGCCACAACGACATCTTCAACGACGTCCAGGCCGATGCGCTGGCGGCCTTGGTGACCGACTCGATCGAACGCCAGGCCAGGCGCTGATCAGTCTTTCCCCGCGCCGGCACCGGGCGCCGGCGCGGGCGCGCCGTCCCGCAAGGCCAGGGCGAGGAACTGCGTGCCCGGCACCGGGTTGAACACGTAGGGCGCGATCGGCGCGAATCCCAGCGAACGGTACAGCGCTTGCGCAGGCGCCATGCTCGGCAGCGTGTCCAGGCACAGACGCGCGTAGCCGGCGGCGCGCGCCCGCGCGCAGATCCGCTCGGCCAGGCGCCGGCCCAGTTGCTCGCCGCGCGCCTGCGGGCGCACGTACAGGCGTTTCATCTCGGCATCGCCGTCGGCCAGCGGGCGCAGGCCGATGCAGCCCAGGGCCTGGCCGTCGCGCCAGGCGATCAGCACCTCGCCCAGCGGCGGCGCGTACTTGCCGGGCAGGCCGGCCAGTTCCTGCTCGAAATCCTGGAACGCCAGGTCCACGTCCAGGCTGTGCGCGTACTCGCGGAACAGTTCGCGGACCGGGTCCAGGTCCTGCGGCCAACGGGCGGGGCGGATCTCGATGCTCATGCGGCCTGGGATGTAGGAGGGCGATGCGGCGCTCGCAGGCACTGTACGCGCGGTGCCGCGAGCGCCGGAAACGCGGACCCGGCCGATGCGGCGCCCGACCGGGTCGCAATGCTGCAGCCTGCACCCTCGGCGGCCCGGCGTGAAGCGCACCGGGATCAAGCCGCGGGGAGCGGGGGCGAACCCGATCCGGCCGCGCCGCCGCACGGAACATCGGGCGGCGACGCAGGGGTCGTGCGTGGTCCCACCGGGCGCTCCGCCGCCGGCACCGTTACAATCCCCGCGCATTCGGCGCTGCGAGGGGGCGTCGCCGATGCCGGGCGCGACCGCGCCCA includes:
- a CDS encoding GNAT family N-acetyltransferase, translating into MSIEIRPARWPQDLDPVRELFREYAHSLDVDLAFQDFEQELAGLPGKYAPPLGEVLIAWRDGQALGCIGLRPLADGDAEMKRLYVRPQARGEQLGRRLAERICARARAAGYARLCLDTLPSMAPAQALYRSLGFAPIAPYVFNPVPGTQFLALALRDGAPAPAPGAGAGKD
- a CDS encoding AraC family transcriptional regulator — translated: MPAPSPTDIRMLQRAPCAALRPFVQQLIAVECLADVRDSHLPDTASVLAFSFRERCRLDDGRAVPAAAFTGLQDRLRGHAHPRGHSLVLAKFTPVGAAALLRPPQDAFAGATVDLDDLDEPDRGRQRLLDQLAAASGAAARLDRLEAYLLHRLGHARPDPLVAAAIDWLQRAPADARIETLSRYIGLSQSALERRFRRIVGVTPKRYATTLRLERALSLYRPGSDLTELALRAGYYDQAHFNHDFRRAAGRSPGAYFDAA
- a CDS encoding alpha/beta fold hydrolase, producing the protein MKARIIAAALGILGGLAGAGCVTYPDQAYWGVHDARQVGSRSQLMTIEISEKGNLFHPEQRERLRHWLGDQSTREPIVVFVNGWHHDASEDDRNLRDFTGFLAKLERRLDDADVPVDSVDGLYVGWRGDEYDLRLPAQWLDFPTIWPRKRASTEIGRNGLKEIVALLQELQAQQSARPLVIIGHSLGGSALFQAMRLNLSGPALDGSEYIMLNPAVSELEFEGLETELKQALAAQYAALAQLEGTAADTAYSKRQREFLDRSHRKLVVLQAQGDTAVGFLHRLAFKGTPIGFSESKQTHTAEICGVGSPCPQTDFRGCQRTVPAVVPEGRAGFLITARGADDAQCRERTREPVWVIAGRDTVSRSHNDIFNDVQADALAALVTDSIERQARR